In Dermacentor silvarum isolate Dsil-2018 unplaced genomic scaffold, BIME_Dsil_1.4 Seq6138, whole genome shotgun sequence, one genomic interval encodes:
- the LOC119435317 gene encoding uncharacterized protein LOC119435317, with protein MTHDPEVFRKYYRMTPETFEKLHSLLETRLSKQWVLREPVPSRCRLAITLRYLASGMQIQDVAMAFKVGISTTSNIVKEVCALLWDVLRPKCMKFPANVEQWQDIAKGFESRWDFPHCIGAVDGKHVQIEAPPHSGSQYFNYKGTYSIVLMAVVDSQLRFVCIDVGAYGSQSDGGVFKASKIGKLLSQGALNLPPPQLLPLSTAVAPYVFVGDEAFQLRPDFLRPYPGRCLAEDLRLFNYRLSRAR; from the exons ATGACCCATGATCCGGAGGTGTTCCGAAAATATTATCGGATGACACCAGAGACATTCGAAAAACTGCATTCGTTGCTAGAAACAAGGCTTTCAAAGCAGTGGGTTTTACGGGAGCCCGTGCCCTCACGATGCCGCCTTGCCATCACATTGAG ATACCTAGCATCGGGGATGCAAATTCAAGATGTTGCCATGGCATTTAAGGTAGGCATATCGACTACCAGTAACATTGTGAAGGAAGTATGTGCACTTCTGTGGGATGTCCTTCGGCCCAAGTGTATGAAG TTCCCAGCAAACGTTGAGCAGTGGCAGGATATTGCCAAGGGCTTTGAGAGCAGGTGGGATTTCCCACACTGCATAGGTGCTGTGGATGGGAAGCATGTCCAAATAGAAGCCCCTCCGCATTCGGGATCTCAATATTTTAATTATAAG GGCACCTACTCCATCGTTCTAATGGCTGTAGTGGACAGCCAGCTACGATTTGTCTGCATTGATGTGGGCGCATACGGATCGCAGAGTGATGGTGGTGTATTCAAGGCATCGAAGATTGGGAAACTTCTCAGCCAAGGTGCTTTAAACCTGCCTCCTCCTCAGCTGCTCCCACTGTCCACTGCCGTAGCCCCTTATGTCTTTGTCGGCGACGAGGCGTTCCAGTTGAGGCCAGACTTCCTGCGGCCGTACCCTGGCAGGTGCCTCGCAGAGGACCTGCGCCTCTTTAACTACCGCCTCAGCAGAGCAAGGTAA